From Nitrospirota bacterium, the proteins below share one genomic window:
- a CDS encoding DegT/DnrJ/EryC1/StrS family aminotransferase — protein sequence MSNGKIPFLDLITPHREMEEELVAIVRKSFQTAGFIGGPMVENFEREFAAYCDIPYCVGLGSGTDALRFALMALGVGQGDMVITVPNTFIATTEAISQAGASIAFVDIDERTYNMDPGKLREFIETQCTRGPKGRPVHNKTGKTIAAIIPVHLYGQMADMDAIMETAREHSLKVVEDACQAHGAKYFSKKENRWRIAGSMGHAAAFSFYPGKNLGACGEAGAATTNDEAVAKTIKMIRDHGQARKYYHDIEGYNGRLDAIQAGILSAKLKRLPAWTEARQKAAAQYNDLLKGISGITPPYEGEWSKAVYHLYVIRTQRRDKLQAFLDAQNIATGLHYPVPLHQQKAYIGAQVTYGKLDVTEKAAREILSLPMFPGLTEEQQKLVARQIREYISSGAGVTTSGGDAG from the coding sequence TTGTCCAACGGCAAAATCCCTTTCCTCGATTTAATAACGCCGCACCGCGAGATGGAGGAGGAGTTGGTAGCGATCGTCCGGAAATCCTTCCAGACAGCCGGTTTTATCGGCGGCCCGATGGTTGAAAATTTCGAACGCGAGTTCGCGGCATACTGCGATATACCATACTGCGTTGGGCTGGGGAGCGGTACCGATGCACTGCGATTCGCGCTCATGGCCCTTGGGGTAGGGCAGGGAGACATGGTGATAACCGTGCCGAATACGTTTATCGCCACAACCGAGGCGATTTCACAGGCGGGTGCTTCAATAGCCTTTGTGGATATTGATGAACGGACGTATAACATGGATCCTGGAAAACTCAGGGAATTCATTGAAACGCAATGCACCCGGGGGCCGAAAGGGAGGCCGGTTCATAATAAAACCGGCAAGACGATAGCGGCAATAATTCCCGTCCATTTGTACGGCCAAATGGCGGATATGGACGCCATCATGGAAACGGCACGTGAGCACAGCCTCAAGGTGGTAGAGGATGCGTGCCAGGCGCATGGAGCAAAGTATTTTTCAAAGAAGGAAAATCGCTGGAGGATTGCCGGATCCATGGGTCATGCCGCGGCATTCAGCTTCTATCCCGGGAAAAACCTTGGGGCCTGCGGCGAGGCGGGCGCTGCCACGACGAACGATGAAGCAGTTGCAAAGACGATCAAAATGATACGGGACCATGGCCAGGCCCGGAAGTACTATCATGATATCGAAGGATACAATGGAAGGCTTGACGCGATCCAGGCCGGGATCCTCTCAGCCAAGTTGAAGCGTCTGCCGGCCTGGACCGAAGCGCGCCAGAAAGCGGCGGCCCAATATAACGATTTATTGAAAGGTATTTCAGGTATTACACCTCCGTACGAAGGAGAATGGTCGAAGGCGGTGTATCACCTCTATGTGATACGAACACAGCGACGCGATAAGCTCCAGGCGTTTCTCGACGCGCAAAATATAGCCACGGGACTTCATTATCCCGTTCCATTGCATCAACAGAAAGCGTACATCGGCGCACAGGTGACCTATGGGAAATTGGACGTGACAGAGAAGGCTGCGCGGGAAATCCTGTCTTTGCCCATGTTCCCGGGGTTGACGGAAGAGCAGCAGAAACTGGTGGCCCGGCAAATCAGAGAATATATCAGTTCAGGTGCAGGAGTGACTACCTCTGGCGGAGACGCCGGATGA
- a CDS encoding B12-binding domain-containing radical SAM protein has product MKRILFVGAVDPYSQEETHLRPLWPACLAAYAENKFGEGAFEFRFVNGRIEEGIKAFQPDFVAISTVTKNYPNAVQSAVIAKQHKLPVVIGGMHITTVPGCLDKNMDAGCIGEGEQTFAELLQIYLETGSLQPARLAGVKGIVYRKNGELTINEKRQPLPDMDQMPHPKRSVVGYGNRDYLYTARGCSSNCVFCSCTRHWGTVRYASPEYVLEEVRELIENGVKIIRFNEDNFASNHPRLRRISELIVENGFHRKARFSCWCRANFVTPDVAKSLKAMNVVSVKMGLESGCDKTLKFLKGGVTVKDNWNAVNLLKDAGMQVNADFIIGAPEETREEMMQTYDFIKKSRVDFVDVNVLTPLPGTPLYDYAVAKKLITDDTDWSNINFSSQKEYRGPILSETIDREQLKAIYDKFRRLRLYKTLKAVPRSPWLGEIPGILVRRVLGKAVKTVRQMIR; this is encoded by the coding sequence ATGAAAAGAATCCTTTTTGTAGGCGCTGTAGACCCATATTCTCAGGAAGAAACCCATCTTCGGCCTCTTTGGCCGGCATGTCTCGCCGCATATGCGGAAAATAAATTCGGCGAGGGCGCGTTTGAATTCCGCTTTGTAAATGGACGAATAGAAGAGGGAATAAAAGCATTTCAGCCGGACTTTGTAGCGATCAGCACGGTCACCAAGAATTATCCCAACGCAGTCCAGTCAGCGGTAATTGCCAAACAGCATAAGCTGCCGGTGGTGATCGGGGGCATGCATATCACTACCGTGCCGGGCTGCCTTGATAAAAATATGGATGCAGGATGTATCGGCGAAGGAGAACAGACATTCGCTGAACTCCTGCAGATCTATCTTGAGACAGGTTCATTGCAGCCGGCCCGCCTGGCTGGAGTCAAAGGGATCGTCTATCGAAAGAACGGCGAACTGACCATAAATGAGAAAAGGCAACCCCTCCCGGATATGGATCAGATGCCGCATCCAAAACGCTCTGTTGTCGGTTATGGAAATCGTGACTATTTGTACACGGCGCGGGGCTGTTCCAGTAATTGCGTTTTTTGCTCCTGCACCCGCCACTGGGGGACCGTTCGATATGCGTCTCCTGAGTATGTTCTTGAAGAGGTCAGGGAGCTTATCGAGAACGGAGTAAAAATAATCAGATTTAACGAGGATAATTTTGCTTCAAATCATCCGCGCCTGCGCCGTATTTCCGAATTGATCGTTGAAAACGGCTTTCACCGAAAAGCCAGATTCAGCTGCTGGTGCCGCGCAAACTTTGTGACCCCTGATGTGGCCAAATCGCTCAAGGCAATGAACGTTGTTTCCGTTAAAATGGGGCTTGAAAGCGGATGTGACAAGACCCTGAAGTTTCTCAAAGGCGGCGTCACGGTAAAAGACAACTGGAATGCGGTGAACCTGCTGAAGGACGCCGGAATGCAGGTGAATGCCGATTTCATCATCGGCGCTCCTGAAGAGACACGGGAAGAGATGATGCAGACATATGACTTTATAAAGAAATCGCGGGTCGACTTTGTCGATGTGAATGTCCTCACCCCTCTGCCAGGCACCCCTCTCTATGACTATGCAGTAGCAAAAAAGCTCATCACCGATGACACGGATTGGAGCAACATCAACTTCAGTTCTCAAAAAGAATATCGCGGCCCTATTCTTTCGGAGACCATTGACCGGGAACAACTGAAGGCCATCTATGATAAATTCCGCCGTCTGCGTCTTTACAAAACACTTAAGGCTGTGCCGCGGAGTCCATGGCTCGGCGAAATTCCGGGGATTCTTGTCCGTAGGGTGCTTGGAAAGGCCGTTAAAACAGTCAGGCAGATGATCAGGTAA
- a CDS encoding GNAT family N-acetyltransferase has translation MYFTMVMHGVLKALIPVMEVNSWITGKRAVSLPFTDYCEPIMTENGLFPDLMEALLSQGRKAKWKSIELRPVNALPAQYLPASVYFGHVLDIRRSEDDILGDLRDSTKRNIKKATKEGVEVTFSESMDALNEFCRLNCITRKDHGLPPQPAVFFGKIHEHILSKGLGTVALAKHQGKYIAGAVYFHFGDQAFYKYGASDKAYQNIRANNLIMWEAIRSYRAKGYAGFQFGRTEPQNNGLRQFKTGWGAREYPIHYYKYDLRQNAFVKDALKLTGIHNQIFGNMPMPLLKIAGSLLYRHMG, from the coding sequence ATGTATTTTACTATGGTAATGCATGGAGTTTTGAAAGCATTGATCCCCGTCATGGAAGTCAACAGCTGGATAACCGGCAAGCGGGCGGTATCGCTCCCGTTTACGGATTATTGCGAGCCGATCATGACGGAAAACGGGCTCTTTCCCGATCTTATGGAGGCATTGCTGTCGCAGGGAAGGAAGGCAAAGTGGAAGTCGATCGAACTGAGGCCCGTGAACGCCCTGCCGGCGCAGTATCTTCCCGCTTCTGTTTATTTCGGTCATGTCCTGGATATCCGCCGGAGTGAAGATGATATTTTAGGAGATCTTCGGGACAGCACAAAACGAAACATCAAGAAAGCAACGAAGGAAGGCGTGGAGGTAACGTTCAGCGAATCAATGGATGCTCTGAATGAATTTTGCCGGCTGAACTGCATCACCCGGAAAGATCACGGACTTCCACCGCAGCCCGCGGTCTTTTTTGGAAAAATTCACGAACATATTCTTTCAAAAGGGCTTGGAACTGTCGCGCTGGCAAAGCATCAAGGTAAATATATCGCCGGCGCCGTCTATTTTCATTTTGGCGATCAGGCTTTCTATAAATATGGGGCATCGGACAAAGCGTACCAGAACATCAGGGCCAACAATCTCATTATGTGGGAGGCGATACGATCGTATCGCGCCAAAGGATATGCGGGCTTCCAGTTCGGTAGGACAGAACCGCAGAACAACGGTCTTCGTCAGTTCAAGACAGGGTGGGGAGCCCGGGAATATCCGATCCATTATTATAAATACGATCTGCGGCAAAACGCATTTGTGAAGGACGCCTTGAAACTGACGGGGATACACAACCAGATCTTCGGCAATATGCCGATGCCGCTGCTCAAAATCGCGGGGTCCCTGTTGTACAGGCATATGGGGTAG
- a CDS encoding DUF362 domain-containing protein, whose product MNNSHGLKNSIEFPKNIADRVAVQFIEKEKGYPDRFPFDPPARYPEYTGTELDPNNQVYNGVRETFFRLGLDKAHFNTKDWNPFGDFIKPGMTVFIKANTVTHEHEQNKDVFSVIVHASVLRPVLDYVCRALDNDGRIIIGDSQLYYCDFQKAMVVSRIGKLLEWYAERTKVQFECFDLRINKAYRTWLYGRWGRKKVEQDPRGYRFVDLGKESYFNSIDPTRLRIAIAGHKNMFKHHSGGRHEYLFPGSFLQSDAVISIAKLKTHRRTGVTLALKNFMGIPALKDSLPHFMTGSVQEGGDQYIHPSRRKRIVTHLHDVIQTNPSIPVKFVCAIAKKALWNTHKIIPFKDDVFEAMWHGNDTLWRTLLDLCRAVMYADREGKIVDSPQRKLFYLIDGIVGGEKDGPLVPDPVKAGVLLAGFNAVTIDAVGATLMGFDINKIPLIKKGLDDRTHIHPVYDGTPEAIRVLEGDRVYGLSEYGSLRNLGFEPHPQWKGHIESRY is encoded by the coding sequence ATGAATAACTCGCACGGATTAAAAAACTCAATCGAATTCCCGAAGAACATCGCGGACAGGGTCGCTGTTCAATTTATCGAAAAGGAGAAGGGCTATCCGGATAGATTCCCCTTTGACCCGCCCGCGCGATATCCGGAATATACCGGGACGGAACTGGATCCGAATAATCAGGTCTACAACGGCGTCAGGGAGACGTTTTTCCGGCTCGGCCTCGACAAGGCGCATTTTAATACAAAGGACTGGAATCCTTTTGGTGATTTTATCAAGCCCGGCATGACCGTGTTCATCAAGGCGAACACGGTGACGCATGAGCATGAGCAGAACAAGGACGTTTTCTCGGTGATCGTCCACGCCTCCGTGCTGCGGCCGGTGCTCGATTACGTCTGCAGGGCGCTTGATAATGACGGAAGAATAATCATCGGCGATTCTCAGTTGTACTACTGTGATTTTCAAAAGGCAATGGTCGTCTCCAGGATAGGAAAACTTCTCGAATGGTATGCGGAACGGACCAAAGTCCAATTCGAATGTTTCGATCTCAGGATCAACAAGGCATATCGAACGTGGCTCTACGGAAGATGGGGCAGGAAAAAAGTCGAGCAGGACCCGCGCGGATATCGCTTCGTGGACCTCGGCAAGGAAAGTTATTTCAACAGCATAGACCCCACGAGGCTCCGGATCGCCATTGCCGGGCATAAAAACATGTTCAAGCACCATTCGGGAGGCAGGCATGAATACCTCTTCCCCGGATCATTTCTCCAAAGCGACGCGGTGATCAGCATAGCGAAGCTGAAGACCCACCGCAGGACCGGGGTAACTCTCGCGCTCAAGAATTTCATGGGCATCCCGGCGCTCAAGGACAGCCTTCCTCATTTCATGACCGGCTCAGTGCAGGAGGGCGGCGACCAGTACATTCATCCTTCGCGCAGAAAACGGATCGTCACACACCTGCACGACGTCATCCAGACAAATCCATCCATACCGGTGAAATTTGTGTGCGCGATCGCAAAAAAAGCCCTCTGGAATACGCATAAGATCATTCCGTTCAAGGACGACGTCTTTGAGGCAATGTGGCATGGCAATGACACCCTGTGGCGGACCCTGCTCGATCTCTGCAGGGCGGTCATGTATGCGGACAGAGAGGGTAAAATAGTTGATTCCCCGCAAAGGAAATTGTTCTATCTTATCGACGGCATCGTTGGCGGGGAAAAGGACGGCCCCCTCGTGCCTGATCCGGTAAAGGCTGGGGTGCTGCTTGCGGGGTTCAACGCGGTAACGATCGACGCTGTTGGCGCCACGCTTATGGGATTTGATATTAACAAGATACCTCTTATTAAAAAGGGACTGGATGACAGGACGCACATTCATCCCGTGTATGACGGGACGCCGGAAGCCATAAGGGTCCTTGAGGGAGACAGGGTATACGGTCTTTCTGAATATGGAAGCCTGCGCAACCTCGGATTTGAGCCTCATCCTCAATGGAAAGGCCACATTGAATCGCGATACTAG
- a CDS encoding GNAT family N-acetyltransferase: MLRKFLRNYQDYGLQVSLRKSLQYLMKPFYRNITYRIYRVDLTAVPAQKSGDSTLQFRLITRDDVGLIRQIEAMTEWLEGKVADLIASEGLCLAALDNDTVAGFNLVTFREGCLLLLDYNRKLKSNEAWSQQITVHSAYRRLGLGTELRYRVFEELRKRGFKKMYGGTRIDNKANLGLTRKTGFREIADVNYFRLFQRSKLRFKRV, from the coding sequence TTGCTCAGGAAGTTTCTGCGCAATTATCAGGACTACGGGCTTCAGGTGAGCCTGCGGAAGAGCCTGCAATATCTCATGAAGCCGTTCTACAGGAACATCACCTACAGGATCTACCGGGTGGACCTTACCGCGGTCCCGGCCCAAAAGTCCGGCGACAGTACATTACAATTCAGGCTCATCACCAGGGATGATGTCGGGCTGATTCGCCAGATAGAGGCCATGACGGAATGGCTGGAGGGCAAGGTCGCCGACCTGATCGCTTCCGAGGGATTATGCCTCGCGGCCCTTGACAACGATACGGTGGCCGGCTTCAATCTGGTAACGTTCCGGGAAGGATGTCTCCTGCTGCTGGACTACAACAGAAAACTGAAATCGAACGAAGCATGGTCACAACAGATCACGGTCCATAGCGCATACCGGCGCTTGGGGCTGGGTACGGAACTTCGCTACCGGGTGTTCGAAGAACTGCGCAAAAGGGGATTCAAAAAGATGTACGGCGGCACCCGCATTGATAACAAGGCGAATCTGGGCCTGACCAGGAAAACGGGATTCAGGGAAATCGCCGATGTCAACTATTTCAGGTTATTTCAACGTTCAAAACTCCGGTTCAAACGGGTCTGA